The Candidatus Defluviibacterium haderslevense DNA window ATAACTAGAAGTCATTTTTATAGCTAGCCGAATTTCGCTCATAATTGTATCGATTTAATACTCTGTATTAAACATGAATTAGATTCATAATTAAGCAAATATTGGAATGTAATTTTAAGTAATAATTTAAAATGCCTCAACTGAAAAGATGATAAAAAAAAGAGGCCTTTGAAATAATCAAAGACCTCTAGAATCTATAAATGTTTCAAAATGATGAACTACTTGAACGGTAATTTATTGACTTTTCTACCAATAACATAACCTAGGTCAATCCCAGCTTTACAATCCATTCTCCAGTGAACACCTAGTGGAATACGAGAGTAAGCATTTTCTTCAGCCATTAAATAAAAGTTGGGGTAAAATCTTGGACGACCGATGAATTCTGTTCTACCTTCATGGCAACGATCGTACATTGGAAATTCAATTCCGAAATCAGCTGTTAACACTTCTGCTGCAGCACCACCCATAGTGGAGTGCCCAGAAGGATAAGCAGGAAATGGAGGTGTAATTCCTTTATCTCCGCCTAGAATTGATTTAAAATCAGGATCGATAAATTTACGAATATAAGCTACCGGGCGCTCAATTTGATATTTGTATTTATTGTCCCAACAAGCAACCACCACATCATTTAGAGCCATACCTATTTTAGCATTGGTAAATAAAGCTTTCTCTAAATTTGAATTATCAATGTCATAAACTTGATTGGCAACAGCAAACCATCTTGCCGGAGGGCTGAACGTTAATCCCAACAAATCATCACTCCAAAACTCACCCAACCATTTATCGTCAAAAGTACCTTGTTTTACTAAAGTATAAACTTCAATGGCTTGACCATAATATGGTGATTTTGGATCCTCGCTATAAGCAATCGGTGGAGGGATAATGCGATCAGCTCCATTGATAGCAAATACTCTTCCTTGACCATATTTAGGAAACCATGCTGCTGTTGTTACTAATGGAAAATTAGTTTCTGTGTGATAAATCCCATTTCCAGGAAGAACTTGATAACCTCCTTGTGTTGCGTCTACATTAGAATTATGTACACTTACATCTGATTTTGCCCAATCATAAGTAGCCTTAGCTACAGCTGTTCCCCATGCAATTGAATTATCAATTACATCCTGATTTACTCCTTTTCCATATTTACTTCTAAGATCTTCTTCTGTAGGTAAAATTTTACTCGGAACATCATTTGGAAAAAATTGCTTATACATGTAGGCAGTTGCTGCATTTATTGCCAGTGGATAATTAATGGTTTTTGAAGCATCAAACGCAGGCACATTATATCCTGAATAATTTTTTGCAAGGGATTTGTATCCCGGCATTCCTGAAACTGCTGTCTCATAGGTTGCAAATCCAATATAACCCGCTACACGAGCAATTGGGCATGGACGGAAACCTGCAGCAGTTTTATCCAAATCCAACATGACTGTATTCCAACGGTTGATTACATCATGATCCTTGGTATCTTTTACCAAATTTCCATTAGTAGTGGAGGTTTTATTATCATCTGGATTACAAGAAAATAAAAACCCCATGATGACTACGGTAAGTAATGCAAAAATTTTTGTAGTTTTAAACATATTATTAAAAGTTAAATAATGAAATAAATTTGATCTTAATTCGGCACAAAACTAGTAGAAACAAAGCCCATTCCCTCTTAAAAACCCTTTAGAATGGTATTAGAATCTCATTAGAATTTGAGCCATATTCCTATATCTTTACTTTAAAGCCTATATTTGTTACTTATCTCTAAAAATAATGCGAATCTTACTCATTGAGGACGAACCAAAGACCGTACAAAGCTTAAAACAAGGCTTTGAAGAAAATCAAATGGAAGTTGATTTTGCATATGATGGCTATACCGGCAAATTACTTGCAGAAAGAAATACTTATGACATCATTGTTACTGATATTATTATTCCGCATACGAATGGCGTTGAATTGTGTAGACTTTTTAGGCAAAAAGGGTTGATCACTCCAATCATAATGCTCTCTGCCCTTGATACTTTAGAAGATAAAATTATTGGTTTAGAGGCCGGAGCAGATGATTACGTTGTTAAGCCTTTTGAATTCAGAGAGCTGTTGGCTCGAATTAAAGCTATAAGTCGCAGAGGAAGCGAATTGACTTCTGTATCGAACCGTTTGAATTATGCGACATTGGAACTCAATCTCCATACCAAAAAAGTAACCCGGGAAGACAAAACCATTGAATTGACTGCAAAAGAATTTGCCCTACTCGAGTACTTTATGCGCAATAAGGAAAAAGTAGTTTCTAAAGCGGAAATCTTTGAACACGTGTGGGATATTAATTTTGAAACTGGCACAAACGTTGTAGAGGTATATGTCAACTACCTTCGAAATAAAATTGATAAAGGATTCAACCATAAATTAATTCACAATAAATTTGGGGTAGGATATATACTCAAATTGAATTAATCAACTTATGCAAATTCGTACTAAACTCACGCTGTGGTTTATTTTATTGGTTGCATTTTTACTACAGGCCTCCTTGTATTTTATCTACTATAAATTCAAAGATTATACTGAAGATGAGTTTTATACTGGTTTAAAATCAAAAGCCTTTATGACTGCTGAAATGGTGATCAATAATGATAAAGAATTAGCTCCAATCATTCGCCATTCTGATGAGTCAGAAATTATTCAGATGCCAGTTCGTGAGAATTTTATCATCTATAACCAGAGGCTCGAAAAAGTTTATTCCTTTAGCCCCCAGCATGGGGATAATGTACCTGAACATACACTTCAGCAAATTATTTCAAAAGGTGAATTGAGATTTAAACATGGCCCATTAAACGCATTAGGAATCTACTATCCCAATAAATACAACAAACAATTCATCATTATATCTGAAGGTATTATTGATTTACATAATTTAAATAACTTAAAAACGATATTAATCATAGATTTTTTAATTATCCTTTTATTTGTATCACTTTTCGGGTGGTTTTTTGCAGGTAGAGCCATGCAACCTGTTGCAAACATTATGAATCAAATTGACCGAATTTTACCATCGGATCTGAGTCAACGACTTGTAGAATCAAAAAACAAAGATGAATTATCTAGGCTTAGTATGACTTTTAATCAATTGTTGGATCGAATCCAAGAAGCATTTAAAATTCAAAAAAGTTTCTTATCTAATATTTCACACGAACTTAAAAATCCATTAACTG harbors:
- a CDS encoding vanadium-dependent haloperoxidase, translated to MFKTTKIFALLTVVIMGFLFSCNPDDNKTSTTNGNLVKDTKDHDVINRWNTVMLDLDKTAAGFRPCPIARVAGYIGFATYETAVSGMPGYKSLAKNYSGYNVPAFDASKTINYPLAINAATAYMYKQFFPNDVPSKILPTEEDLRSKYGKGVNQDVIDNSIAWGTAVAKATYDWAKSDVSVHNSNVDATQGGYQVLPGNGIYHTETNFPLVTTAAWFPKYGQGRVFAINGADRIIPPPIAYSEDPKSPYYGQAIEVYTLVKQGTFDDKWLGEFWSDDLLGLTFSPPARWFAVANQVYDIDNSNLEKALFTNAKIGMALNDVVVACWDNKYKYQIERPVAYIRKFIDPDFKSILGGDKGITPPFPAYPSGHSTMGGAAAEVLTADFGIEFPMYDRCHEGRTEFIGRPRFYPNFYLMAEENAYSRIPLGVHWRMDCKAGIDLGYVIGRKVNKLPFK
- a CDS encoding response regulator transcription factor, which translates into the protein MRILLIEDEPKTVQSLKQGFEENQMEVDFAYDGYTGKLLAERNTYDIIVTDIIIPHTNGVELCRLFRQKGLITPIIMLSALDTLEDKIIGLEAGADDYVVKPFEFRELLARIKAISRRGSELTSVSNRLNYATLELNLHTKKVTREDKTIELTAKEFALLEYFMRNKEKVVSKAEIFEHVWDINFETGTNVVEVYVNYLRNKIDKGFNHKLIHNKFGVGYILKLN
- a CDS encoding HAMP domain-containing protein encodes the protein MQIRTKLTLWFILLVAFLLQASLYFIYYKFKDYTEDEFYTGLKSKAFMTAEMVINNDKELAPIIRHSDESEIIQMPVRENFIIYNQRLEKVYSFSPQHGDNVPEHTLQQIISKGELRFKHGPLNALGIYYPNKYNKQFIIISEGIIDLHNLNNLKTILIIDFLIILLFVSLFGWFFAGRAMQPVANIMNQIDRILPSDLSQRLVESKNKDELSRLSMTFNQLLDRIQEAFKIQKSFLSNISHELKNPLTVITSQIEVILSKDRNAEAYHQTLASVLEDVKALNIVSDQLMQLARLSSNSNEIIFDELRVDDVIWQAREQVMKNHSDYKVLFQTNDFPDNPEKMQIMGSANLLRTALINLMDNGCKFSPDHTVHVFLGFNKNNHLYVVVQDHGPGISDEERQLIFEPFYRSSKTNTIKGSGIGLSLVKSIVKIHHAVLTVETQEHQGTSFIITFNKSSED